Proteins co-encoded in one Siniperca chuatsi isolate FFG_IHB_CAS linkage group LG11, ASM2008510v1, whole genome shotgun sequence genomic window:
- the gpatch11 gene encoding G patch domain-containing protein 11 isoform X1 has protein sequence MTTSIGGVALTFARCETKEIIQDVKPGVSMVRRVKEALKKETQQKETNIKNRQKTFKEQEKESREAALQNSISNENKGFALLQKMGYKAGQGLGKQGAGRVDPIPLNIKTDRGGIGMEEVKKRKAEEELEHYRQKVRAKQQNETKSLEDFRSRVRTEREERKIEGDLRRSQCACEQLDSQKGITVPREDWYWPKAEIDGEEDGLKEEEEEEDEEEEEIVELTSFDKLQILTSYLRGIHFYCIWCGTTYNDEEDLCSNCPGDTAADHE, from the exons ATGACGACGAGTATCGGTGGTGTCGCATTAACGTTTGCCCGATGTGAAACCAAGGAAATAAT ACAAGATGTGAAACCAGGTGTCAGCATGGTGAGGCGGGTAAAAGAAGCATTGAAGAAGGAGACACAGCAAAAGGAGACGAACATCAAGAACCGTCAGAAGACCTTCAAGGAGCAGGAGAAGGAAAGTAGAGAAGCAGCTTTACAAAACTCCATTAGCAATGAGAACAAGGGATTTGCACTTCTGCAGAAAATGGGTTACAAAGCTGGCCAAGGCCTCGGGAAGCAGG GAGCAGGGAGGGTTGATCCAATTCCTCTAAATATTAAAACCG ACAGAGGTGGCATTGGaatggaggaggtgaagaaaagaaaagctgaggAGGAACTTGAACATTATCGGCAGAAAGTACGAGCCAAACAACAGAATGAGACCAAATCTCTGGAGGATTTTAG GTCAAGAgtaaggacagagagagaggagcgaaAGATCGAAGGAGATCTCAGAAGGAGTCAGTGTGCCTGTGAGCAGCTTGACAGTCAGAAG GGCATCACTGTCCCCAGGGAAGACTGGTACTGGCCTAAAGCAGAGATTGATGGCGAGGAAGATGGTcttaaggaggaggaggaggaagaggatgaggaggaggaggagattgtGGAATTAACC TCCTTTGACAAACTGCAAATTTTGACGTCCTATTTGAGAGGAATCCATTTTTACTGCATATGGTGTGGGACCACTTATAATG atGAAGAGGACTTGTGCTCTAACTGTCCCGGGGATACAGCAGCAGACCACGAATGA
- the LOC122884721 gene encoding interferon-induced, double-stranded RNA-activated protein kinase-like isoform X3, whose amino-acid sequence METVNYVAKLNEFAQRTRSELKYEDVGSAGPDHIKTFILRAVLNGKVYPDGVGKNKKEARQNAAKNALTGLMEESVEPTENAAEASTAPVHQTSICNINYICWLNEYGQKNRVTIRPVESTRLGPNNALQCCSFVVGDKEYPAAYGKTKREAKEEAAKLVYNEICVSKTTETGEEKYSVASSQPKGKLNQNVSEICDKTKSLSVRATDEGFAEINFIGIVNHYCQKTKRSHDYILEKRCGPPHNTQFFYKLVINNKDYPVAEGKTVKEAKQNAAQLAWSALQEQSDWDSKLSFWSAVSDDASPARLSTPPSAPECHKTKPESVPTTSNDSIVFTNSSNPPKYQIRSPDVKPKVRIAANFAKACNNSKEDIMANFNDKNTGNSQSEKTTKSVLSRFTSEFDSIVCLGKGAFGHVFKAKQKLLEKYYAIKIVRCKEKALREVMALSDLHHGNILRYYTCWLEDSGYKWDSAADSCSTSQSSTDNSSIKYLYIQMELCDTKTLRVWIDEKNIQNVKKSLRNSKRREESLTIAQQIVSGVEYIHSKMLIHRDLKPANIMFGQDGEVKIGDFGLVTAENDDDAENVIERTVYKGTPSYMAPEQSRSIYDRKVDIFALGLIYFELLWNLSTGHERKAIWDDARNQKLPQGFSHNFSLENRIIKSMLCVKPEDRPEASKLKTDLEECSRTLTTLKDMRRDNKTV is encoded by the exons ATGGAAACGGTAAACTACGTAGCTAAACTGAACGAGTTTGCACAGAGAACACGCTCGGAGCTGAAATATGAGGACGTTGGATCTGCTGGCCCTGACCACATTAAAAC ATTCATACTAAGAGCAGTCCTGAATGGTAAGGTGTATCCTGATGGTGTGGGGAAGAACAAGAAGGAAGCCAGACAGAATGCAGCTAAAAATGCCCTGACAGGCTTGATGGAGGAATCAGTTGAGCCT acagaaaatgcaGCAGAAGCTTCTACTGCACCAGTTCATCAGACAAGTATCTGCAACATCAACTACATATGTTGGCTCAATGAATATGGTCAGAAGAACAGGGTGACTATAAGGCCTGTGGAGTCAACAAGACTGGGACCAAATAATGCTCTTCA GTGCTGTAGCTTCGTGGTTGGTGATAAGGAGTATCCAGCTGCCTATGGGAAAACAAAGAGGGAAGCAAAGGAGGAAGCAGCCAAGCTTGTATATAACGAGATATGTGTCAGTAAAACTACAGAG actggagaggagaaataCAGCGTTGCATCAAGCCAACCAAAGGGGAAATTGAATCAAAATGTGTCGGAAATCTG TGATAAGACAAAGAGCTTGAGTGTGAGAGCTACCGACGAAGGTTTTGCAGAGATAAATTTCATAGGAATCGTGAACCACTACTGTCAGAAAACAAAGCGCTCCCATGATTACATCTTAGAGAAAAGATGCGGTCCACCACATAACACCCA atttTTCTACAAATTAGTGATCAACAACAAGGACTACCCTGTGGCTGAGGGTAAGACTGTCAAGGAAGCCAAACAAAATGCAGCTCAGCTTGCCTGGTCTGCTCTTCAAGAACAGTCAGACTGGGACAGCAAG TTGTCTTTCTGGTCAGCTGTGTCTGATGATGCTTCGCCAGCCAGGCTGTCCACACCACCAAGCGCACC GGAGTGCCACAAGACAAAACCGGAAAGCGTGCCAACGACTTCAAATGACTCCATTGTTTTCACCAATTCATCAAATCCTCCCAAATATCAG ATTAGAAGCCCTGATGTGAAGCCCAAAGTAAG aATTGCAGCAAATTTCGCAAAGGCCTGCAATAACAGCAAAGAG gATATAATGGCCAATTTCAATGACAAGAATACAGGAAATAGTCAGAGTGAAAAAACAACCAAGTCAGTACTCTCAAG GTTTACATCAGAATTTGACTCCATAGTGTGTCTCGGCAAAGGAGCCTTTGGTCATGTGTtcaaggcaaaacaaaaactgctgGAGAAGTATTATGCCATAAAGATTGTCCGCTGCAAAGA AAAAGCTCTACGAGAGGTGATGGCATTATCAGACCTCCATCACGGCAATATTCTTCGATACTACACATGTTGGTTGGAGGATTCAGGATACAAATGGGACAGTGCAGCTGACAGTTGCAGCACTTCACA GTCTTCTACCGATAATTCATCAATAAAGTACCTGTATATTCAGATGGAGTTGTGTGACACCAAAACACTTAGAGTGTGGATAGACGAGAAGAATAttcagaatgtgaagaaatctCTGCGAAACTccaagagaagagaagagagtcTAACTATTGCTCAGCAAATAGTCAGTGGAGTCGAATACATTCACTCCAAGATGCTCATCCACAGAGACCTGAAG CCTGCCAACATCATGTTTGGGCAAGATGGGGAAGTGAAGATTGGAGACTTTGGTCTGGTCACTGCTGAGAATGATGACGATGCTGAGAACGTGATCGAGAGAACCGTGTACAAAGGAACCCCATCTTACATGGCTCCTGAGCAA AGCAGGAGCATTTATGACCGAAAAGTGGACATATTTGCTTTGGGGTTGATATATTTCGAACTCCTTTGGAACCTCTCTACTGGCCACGAAAGGAAAGCG ATTTGGGATGATGCCAGAAACCAGAAACTTCCTCAAGGATTTTCACACAATTTTTCCTTGGAG AACCGAATTATAAAGTCAATGCTGTGTGTGAAGCCAGAAGACAGACCTGAAGCAAGTAAACTAAAGACAGACTTGGAGGAGTGCAGTCGTACACTTACAACGCTTAAAGATATGCGTCGCGACAATAAGACTGTCTGA
- the LOC122884720 gene encoding interferon-induced, double-stranded RNA-activated protein kinase-like, with protein METGNYVATLNERAQRTRSELKYEDCGSVGSAHNQTFTQRVVLNGKVYPDGVGKNKKEARQNAAKNALKCLLEKEHQDSADSTENAAEASAASVHQTSIGNINYICWLNEYGQKNRVTIRPVESTRPGPNNAIQCCSFVVGNKEYPAAYGKTKREAKEEAAKLVYNEICGSKTTETADENYYHTSTQEKEELSQSLFDICNKTRSVNVNDSSFTETNYIGIVNHYCQKTNSSHIFIEERRCGPPHNLQFFYKLVINNKDYPVAEGKTVKEAKQNAAQLAWSALQEQSDWDSKVSVRSTVSEDGAPPMLSAQSATLESHDELSSQSTTMSTSDSVIFISSSNPSEAQMSFRSTVSEDDAPTKFSTPTSLECLASSQSMSTGTSNSGIFTNSSSSSKDQDVVKDKNMGNSQNETWNQSRFTSDFDPLECLGSGAFGCVYKARHKLLEKYFAVKIVCCEEKALREVKTLSDLHHGNIVRYYTFWVEDSGYQWDISADSYRSSQSTDNSSAKYLYIQMELCDTKTLRGWIDDKNAQSLQDAKRREESLSIAQQIVSGVEYIHSKKHIHRDLKPDNILFGLGGEVKIGDFGLVTRDDDSALMDRTVCKGTPTYMAPEQKREKKYDRKVDIFPLGLIYFELLWKVSSGHERGEVLLNARRQKFPKEFSLTFPQENQIIVSMLCEKPEDRPEASALKAELEKWAQTFNAQNMHRENVTV; from the exons ATGGAAACTGGAAACTACGTAGCTACACTAAACGAGCGCGCGCAGAGAACACGGTCCGAGCTGAAATATGAGGACTGTGGATCAGTTGGCTCTGCCCATAATCAGAC ATTCACCCAGAGGGTAGTCCTGAATGGTAAAGTCTATCCTGATGGTGTGGGCAAGAACAAGAAGGAAGCCAGACAGAATGCAGCTAAAAATGCCCTGAAATGCTTGTTGGAGAAGGAACATCAGGACTCAGCTGACTCA acagaaaatgccGCAGAAGCTTCTGCTGCATCAGTTCATCAGACAAGTATCGGCAACATCAACTACATATGTTGGCTCAATGAATATGGTCAGAAGAACAGGGTGACTATAAGGCCTGTGGAGTCAACAAGACCGGGACCAAATAATGCTATTCA GTGCTGTAGCTTTGTGGTTGGTAATAAGGAGTATCCAGCTGCCTATGGGAAAACAAAGAGGGAAGCAAAGGAGGAAGCAGCCAAGCTTGTATATAACGAGATATGTGGCAGTAAAACTACAGAG ACTGCAGATGAGAATTACTACCATACATCAACTCAAGAAAAGGAGGAACTAAGTCAAAGTCTTTTTGATATTTG TAATAAGACAAGAAGCGTCAATGTGAACGACAGCAGCTTTACAGAGACAAATTACATAGGAATTGTCAACCACTactgtcagaaaacaaacagctccCATATATTTATTGAAGAGAGGAGATGCGGCCCGCCTCATAACCTTCA atttTTCTACAAATTAGTGATCAACAACAAGGACTACCCTGTGGCTGAGGGTAAGACTGTCAAGGAAGCCAAACAAAATGCAGCTCAGCTTGCCTGGTCTGCTCTTCAAGAACAGTCAGACTGGGACAGCAAG GTGTCTGTCAGATCAACAGTGTCCGAAGATGGTGCACCACCTATGTTGTCAGCTCAATCAGCTACACT GGAATCCCATGATGAATTATCATCACAAAGCACGACAATGAGCACAAGTGACTCAGTAATATTCATCAGTTCATCAAACCCCTCCGAGGCTCAG ATGTCCTTCAGGTCAACTGTGTCTGAAGATGATGCACCAACCAAGTTTTCAACACCAACTTCACT GGAGTGTcttgcatcgtcacaaagcatGTCAACGGGCACAAGTAACTCAGGAATATTCACTAATTCATCAAGCTCTTCGAAGGATCAG GATGTTGTCAAAGACAAGAATATGGGAAATAGTCAGAATGAGACATGGAACCAGTCAAg GTTTACTTCAGACTTTGATCCCTTGGAGTGTCTTGGCAGTGGAGCCTTTGGTTGTGTTTACAAAGCAAGACATAAACTGTTGGAGAAGTATTTTGCTGTAAAGATTGTCTGCTGTGAGGA GAAAGCTCTTCGAGAGGTGAAGACATTATCAGACCTCCACCACGGTAATATTGTTAGATACTACACATTTTGGGTGGAGGATTCAGGATACCAATGGGACATTTCAGCTGACAGTTACAGATCTTCCCA GTCTACAGATAATTCATCGGCAAAGTACCTCTATATTCAGATGGAGTTATGTGACACCAAAACACTTAGAGGGTGGATTGATGATAAGAACGCTCAGTCTTTGCAAGAcgcaaagagaagagaagaaagtcTAAGCATTGCTCAACAAATAGTTAGTGGAGTCGAATACATTCACTCCAAGAAGCACATCCACAGGGACCTTAAG CCTGACAACATCCTGTTTGGACTGGGTGGAGAAGTGAAGATTGGGGACTTTGGTCTGGTCACCAGAGATGACGACTCTGCTTTGATGGACAGAACAGTGTGTAAAGGAACCCCAACTTACATGGCTCCTGAACAA aagagggagaagaagtaTGACCGAAAAGTGGACATATTTCCTCTGGGGTTGATATACTTTGAACTCCTTTGGAAAGTCTCTTCTGGCCATgaaagaggagag GTTTTGCTCAATGCCAGACGTCAGAAGTTCCCCAAAGAGTTTtcactgacttttcctcaagaG AACCAAATAATTGTGTCAATGCTGTGTGAGAAGCCAGAAGACCGACCTGAAGCAAGTGCActgaaggcagagctggagaAGTGGGCTCAGACATTCAACGCACAAAATATGCATCGGGAAAATGTAACTGTCTGA
- the gpatch11 gene encoding G patch domain-containing protein 11 isoform X3 encodes MVRRVKEALKKETQQKETNIKNRQKTFKEQEKESREAALQNSISNENKGFALLQKMGYKAGQGLGKQGAGRVDPIPLNIKTDRGGIGMEEVKKRKAEEELEHYRQKVRAKQQNETKSLEDFRSRVRTEREERKIEGDLRRSQCACEQLDSQKGITVPREDWYWPKAEIDGEEDGLKEEEEEEDEEEEEIVELTSFDKLQILTSYLRGIHFYCIWCGTTYNDEEDLCSNCPGDTAADHE; translated from the exons ATGGTGAGGCGGGTAAAAGAAGCATTGAAGAAGGAGACACAGCAAAAGGAGACGAACATCAAGAACCGTCAGAAGACCTTCAAGGAGCAGGAGAAGGAAAGTAGAGAAGCAGCTTTACAAAACTCCATTAGCAATGAGAACAAGGGATTTGCACTTCTGCAGAAAATGGGTTACAAAGCTGGCCAAGGCCTCGGGAAGCAGG GAGCAGGGAGGGTTGATCCAATTCCTCTAAATATTAAAACCG ACAGAGGTGGCATTGGaatggaggaggtgaagaaaagaaaagctgaggAGGAACTTGAACATTATCGGCAGAAAGTACGAGCCAAACAACAGAATGAGACCAAATCTCTGGAGGATTTTAG GTCAAGAgtaaggacagagagagaggagcgaaAGATCGAAGGAGATCTCAGAAGGAGTCAGTGTGCCTGTGAGCAGCTTGACAGTCAGAAG GGCATCACTGTCCCCAGGGAAGACTGGTACTGGCCTAAAGCAGAGATTGATGGCGAGGAAGATGGTcttaaggaggaggaggaggaagaggatgaggaggaggaggagattgtGGAATTAACC TCCTTTGACAAACTGCAAATTTTGACGTCCTATTTGAGAGGAATCCATTTTTACTGCATATGGTGTGGGACCACTTATAATG atGAAGAGGACTTGTGCTCTAACTGTCCCGGGGATACAGCAGCAGACCACGAATGA
- the gpatch11 gene encoding G patch domain-containing protein 11 isoform X2, which yields MSDEDEDYMSDAFLTKIQDVKPGVSMVRRVKEALKKETQQKETNIKNRQKTFKEQEKESREAALQNSISNENKGFALLQKMGYKAGQGLGKQGAGRVDPIPLNIKTDRGGIGMEEVKKRKAEEELEHYRQKVRAKQQNETKSLEDFRSRVRTEREERKIEGDLRRSQCACEQLDSQKGITVPREDWYWPKAEIDGEEDGLKEEEEEEDEEEEEIVELTSFDKLQILTSYLRGIHFYCIWCGTTYNDEEDLCSNCPGDTAADHE from the exons ATGTCTGATGAGGACGAGGACTATATGTCTGATGCATTTCTCACTAAAAT ACAAGATGTGAAACCAGGTGTCAGCATGGTGAGGCGGGTAAAAGAAGCATTGAAGAAGGAGACACAGCAAAAGGAGACGAACATCAAGAACCGTCAGAAGACCTTCAAGGAGCAGGAGAAGGAAAGTAGAGAAGCAGCTTTACAAAACTCCATTAGCAATGAGAACAAGGGATTTGCACTTCTGCAGAAAATGGGTTACAAAGCTGGCCAAGGCCTCGGGAAGCAGG GAGCAGGGAGGGTTGATCCAATTCCTCTAAATATTAAAACCG ACAGAGGTGGCATTGGaatggaggaggtgaagaaaagaaaagctgaggAGGAACTTGAACATTATCGGCAGAAAGTACGAGCCAAACAACAGAATGAGACCAAATCTCTGGAGGATTTTAG GTCAAGAgtaaggacagagagagaggagcgaaAGATCGAAGGAGATCTCAGAAGGAGTCAGTGTGCCTGTGAGCAGCTTGACAGTCAGAAG GGCATCACTGTCCCCAGGGAAGACTGGTACTGGCCTAAAGCAGAGATTGATGGCGAGGAAGATGGTcttaaggaggaggaggaggaagaggatgaggaggaggaggagattgtGGAATTAACC TCCTTTGACAAACTGCAAATTTTGACGTCCTATTTGAGAGGAATCCATTTTTACTGCATATGGTGTGGGACCACTTATAATG atGAAGAGGACTTGTGCTCTAACTGTCCCGGGGATACAGCAGCAGACCACGAATGA
- the LOC122884721 gene encoding interferon-induced, double-stranded RNA-activated protein kinase-like isoform X1 yields METVNYVAKLNEFAQRTRSELKYEDVGSAGPDHIKTFILRAVLNGKVYPDGVGKNKKEARQNAAKNALTGLMEESVEPTENAAEASTAPVHQTSICNINYICWLNEYGQKNRVTIRPVESTRLGPNNALQCCSFVVGDKEYPAAYGKTKREAKEEAAKLVYNEICVSKTTETGEEKYSVASSQPKGKLNQNVSEICDKTKSLSVRATDEGFAEINFIGIVNHYCQKTKRSHDYILEKRCGPPHNTQFFYKLVINNKDYPVAEGKTVKEAKQNAAQLAWSALQEQSDWDSKLSFWSAVSDDASPARLSTPPSAPECHKTKPESVPTTSNDSIVFTNSSNPPKYQIRSPDVKPKVRIAANFAKACNNSKEDIMANFNDKNTGNSQSEKTTKSVLSRFTSEFDSIVCLGKGAFGHVFKAKQKLLEKYYAIKIVRCKEKALREVMALSDLHHGNILRYYTCWLEDSGYKWDSAADSCSTSQSSTDNSSIKYLYIQMELCDTKTLRVWIDEKNIQNVKKSLRNSKRREESLTIAQQIVSGVEYIHSKMLIHRDLKPANIMFGQDGEVKIGDFGLVTAENDDDAENVIERTVYKGTPSYMAPEQKSRSIYDRKVDIFALGLIYFELLWNLSTGHERKAIWDDARNQKLPQGFSHNFSLENRIIKSMLCVKPEDRPEASKLKTDLEECSRTLTTLKDMRRDNKTV; encoded by the exons ATGGAAACGGTAAACTACGTAGCTAAACTGAACGAGTTTGCACAGAGAACACGCTCGGAGCTGAAATATGAGGACGTTGGATCTGCTGGCCCTGACCACATTAAAAC ATTCATACTAAGAGCAGTCCTGAATGGTAAGGTGTATCCTGATGGTGTGGGGAAGAACAAGAAGGAAGCCAGACAGAATGCAGCTAAAAATGCCCTGACAGGCTTGATGGAGGAATCAGTTGAGCCT acagaaaatgcaGCAGAAGCTTCTACTGCACCAGTTCATCAGACAAGTATCTGCAACATCAACTACATATGTTGGCTCAATGAATATGGTCAGAAGAACAGGGTGACTATAAGGCCTGTGGAGTCAACAAGACTGGGACCAAATAATGCTCTTCA GTGCTGTAGCTTCGTGGTTGGTGATAAGGAGTATCCAGCTGCCTATGGGAAAACAAAGAGGGAAGCAAAGGAGGAAGCAGCCAAGCTTGTATATAACGAGATATGTGTCAGTAAAACTACAGAG actggagaggagaaataCAGCGTTGCATCAAGCCAACCAAAGGGGAAATTGAATCAAAATGTGTCGGAAATCTG TGATAAGACAAAGAGCTTGAGTGTGAGAGCTACCGACGAAGGTTTTGCAGAGATAAATTTCATAGGAATCGTGAACCACTACTGTCAGAAAACAAAGCGCTCCCATGATTACATCTTAGAGAAAAGATGCGGTCCACCACATAACACCCA atttTTCTACAAATTAGTGATCAACAACAAGGACTACCCTGTGGCTGAGGGTAAGACTGTCAAGGAAGCCAAACAAAATGCAGCTCAGCTTGCCTGGTCTGCTCTTCAAGAACAGTCAGACTGGGACAGCAAG TTGTCTTTCTGGTCAGCTGTGTCTGATGATGCTTCGCCAGCCAGGCTGTCCACACCACCAAGCGCACC GGAGTGCCACAAGACAAAACCGGAAAGCGTGCCAACGACTTCAAATGACTCCATTGTTTTCACCAATTCATCAAATCCTCCCAAATATCAG ATTAGAAGCCCTGATGTGAAGCCCAAAGTAAG aATTGCAGCAAATTTCGCAAAGGCCTGCAATAACAGCAAAGAG gATATAATGGCCAATTTCAATGACAAGAATACAGGAAATAGTCAGAGTGAAAAAACAACCAAGTCAGTACTCTCAAG GTTTACATCAGAATTTGACTCCATAGTGTGTCTCGGCAAAGGAGCCTTTGGTCATGTGTtcaaggcaaaacaaaaactgctgGAGAAGTATTATGCCATAAAGATTGTCCGCTGCAAAGA AAAAGCTCTACGAGAGGTGATGGCATTATCAGACCTCCATCACGGCAATATTCTTCGATACTACACATGTTGGTTGGAGGATTCAGGATACAAATGGGACAGTGCAGCTGACAGTTGCAGCACTTCACA GTCTTCTACCGATAATTCATCAATAAAGTACCTGTATATTCAGATGGAGTTGTGTGACACCAAAACACTTAGAGTGTGGATAGACGAGAAGAATAttcagaatgtgaagaaatctCTGCGAAACTccaagagaagagaagagagtcTAACTATTGCTCAGCAAATAGTCAGTGGAGTCGAATACATTCACTCCAAGATGCTCATCCACAGAGACCTGAAG CCTGCCAACATCATGTTTGGGCAAGATGGGGAAGTGAAGATTGGAGACTTTGGTCTGGTCACTGCTGAGAATGATGACGATGCTGAGAACGTGATCGAGAGAACCGTGTACAAAGGAACCCCATCTTACATGGCTCCTGAGCAA AAGAGCAGGAGCATTTATGACCGAAAAGTGGACATATTTGCTTTGGGGTTGATATATTTCGAACTCCTTTGGAACCTCTCTACTGGCCACGAAAGGAAAGCG ATTTGGGATGATGCCAGAAACCAGAAACTTCCTCAAGGATTTTCACACAATTTTTCCTTGGAG AACCGAATTATAAAGTCAATGCTGTGTGTGAAGCCAGAAGACAGACCTGAAGCAAGTAAACTAAAGACAGACTTGGAGGAGTGCAGTCGTACACTTACAACGCTTAAAGATATGCGTCGCGACAATAAGACTGTCTGA
- the LOC122884721 gene encoding interferon-induced, double-stranded RNA-activated protein kinase-like isoform X2, producing MEESVEPTENAAEASTAPVHQTSICNINYICWLNEYGQKNRVTIRPVESTRLGPNNALQCCSFVVGDKEYPAAYGKTKREAKEEAAKLVYNEICVSKTTETGEEKYSVASSQPKGKLNQNVSEICDKTKSLSVRATDEGFAEINFIGIVNHYCQKTKRSHDYILEKRCGPPHNTQFFYKLVINNKDYPVAEGKTVKEAKQNAAQLAWSALQEQSDWDSKLSFWSAVSDDASPARLSTPPSAPECHKTKPESVPTTSNDSIVFTNSSNPPKYQIRSPDVKPKVRIAANFAKACNNSKEDIMANFNDKNTGNSQSEKTTKSVLSRFTSEFDSIVCLGKGAFGHVFKAKQKLLEKYYAIKIVRCKEKALREVMALSDLHHGNILRYYTCWLEDSGYKWDSAADSCSTSQSSTDNSSIKYLYIQMELCDTKTLRVWIDEKNIQNVKKSLRNSKRREESLTIAQQIVSGVEYIHSKMLIHRDLKPANIMFGQDGEVKIGDFGLVTAENDDDAENVIERTVYKGTPSYMAPEQKSRSIYDRKVDIFALGLIYFELLWNLSTGHERKAIWDDARNQKLPQGFSHNFSLENRIIKSMLCVKPEDRPEASKLKTDLEECSRTLTTLKDMRRDNKTV from the exons ATGGAGGAATCAGTTGAGCCT acagaaaatgcaGCAGAAGCTTCTACTGCACCAGTTCATCAGACAAGTATCTGCAACATCAACTACATATGTTGGCTCAATGAATATGGTCAGAAGAACAGGGTGACTATAAGGCCTGTGGAGTCAACAAGACTGGGACCAAATAATGCTCTTCA GTGCTGTAGCTTCGTGGTTGGTGATAAGGAGTATCCAGCTGCCTATGGGAAAACAAAGAGGGAAGCAAAGGAGGAAGCAGCCAAGCTTGTATATAACGAGATATGTGTCAGTAAAACTACAGAG actggagaggagaaataCAGCGTTGCATCAAGCCAACCAAAGGGGAAATTGAATCAAAATGTGTCGGAAATCTG TGATAAGACAAAGAGCTTGAGTGTGAGAGCTACCGACGAAGGTTTTGCAGAGATAAATTTCATAGGAATCGTGAACCACTACTGTCAGAAAACAAAGCGCTCCCATGATTACATCTTAGAGAAAAGATGCGGTCCACCACATAACACCCA atttTTCTACAAATTAGTGATCAACAACAAGGACTACCCTGTGGCTGAGGGTAAGACTGTCAAGGAAGCCAAACAAAATGCAGCTCAGCTTGCCTGGTCTGCTCTTCAAGAACAGTCAGACTGGGACAGCAAG TTGTCTTTCTGGTCAGCTGTGTCTGATGATGCTTCGCCAGCCAGGCTGTCCACACCACCAAGCGCACC GGAGTGCCACAAGACAAAACCGGAAAGCGTGCCAACGACTTCAAATGACTCCATTGTTTTCACCAATTCATCAAATCCTCCCAAATATCAG ATTAGAAGCCCTGATGTGAAGCCCAAAGTAAG aATTGCAGCAAATTTCGCAAAGGCCTGCAATAACAGCAAAGAG gATATAATGGCCAATTTCAATGACAAGAATACAGGAAATAGTCAGAGTGAAAAAACAACCAAGTCAGTACTCTCAAG GTTTACATCAGAATTTGACTCCATAGTGTGTCTCGGCAAAGGAGCCTTTGGTCATGTGTtcaaggcaaaacaaaaactgctgGAGAAGTATTATGCCATAAAGATTGTCCGCTGCAAAGA AAAAGCTCTACGAGAGGTGATGGCATTATCAGACCTCCATCACGGCAATATTCTTCGATACTACACATGTTGGTTGGAGGATTCAGGATACAAATGGGACAGTGCAGCTGACAGTTGCAGCACTTCACA GTCTTCTACCGATAATTCATCAATAAAGTACCTGTATATTCAGATGGAGTTGTGTGACACCAAAACACTTAGAGTGTGGATAGACGAGAAGAATAttcagaatgtgaagaaatctCTGCGAAACTccaagagaagagaagagagtcTAACTATTGCTCAGCAAATAGTCAGTGGAGTCGAATACATTCACTCCAAGATGCTCATCCACAGAGACCTGAAG CCTGCCAACATCATGTTTGGGCAAGATGGGGAAGTGAAGATTGGAGACTTTGGTCTGGTCACTGCTGAGAATGATGACGATGCTGAGAACGTGATCGAGAGAACCGTGTACAAAGGAACCCCATCTTACATGGCTCCTGAGCAA AAGAGCAGGAGCATTTATGACCGAAAAGTGGACATATTTGCTTTGGGGTTGATATATTTCGAACTCCTTTGGAACCTCTCTACTGGCCACGAAAGGAAAGCG ATTTGGGATGATGCCAGAAACCAGAAACTTCCTCAAGGATTTTCACACAATTTTTCCTTGGAG AACCGAATTATAAAGTCAATGCTGTGTGTGAAGCCAGAAGACAGACCTGAAGCAAGTAAACTAAAGACAGACTTGGAGGAGTGCAGTCGTACACTTACAACGCTTAAAGATATGCGTCGCGACAATAAGACTGTCTGA